A stretch of Coccidioides posadasii str. Silveira chromosome 2, complete sequence DNA encodes these proteins:
- the PEX5 gene encoding Peroxisomal membrane signal receptor PTS1 (EggNog:ENOG410PFAB~COG:U) — protein sequence MSFLGGAGCSAAGNPLTQFTKHVQNDTSLQRDRLVGRSLGGLQEGMRSQSIMVGQDQMMDEFLQQEDQIPPAATHPFSMEQMRLELENFQAGPPRTGSSGWAAEFDTVKNARMDPAFPGPKSQLMQGIGFSAKEFAHFSHQSSPQRTASPVTSTPAVLSSYHPQRGMGYRGVGGNYMPMMGSSYGHMAIHQQSSAQEDKGKGRMVELDDKNWEAQFAEIDAAGEKALDEEATAAMEAELDDLDRSVPAETDEFGHFESIWNGIQAETAERRRMVNEEVNFENMHLGEFGEWDNFDGSLNTHSFRDPQLGDYLFEEENSYRLIPNPFEEGIRMMREGDNLSLAVLAFEAAVQKDPKHVEAWTMLGSAQAQNEKESPAIRAYEQALKLDPSNLDARMGLAVSYTNEGYDSTAYRTLEIWLSVKYPQIINPKDITPDTEMGFTDRHLLQEKVTDLFIRAAQLSPQGEHMDPDVQVGLGVLFYGAEEYDKAVDCFSAALASNESGTSNQQEQLHLLWNRLGATLANSGRSEEAIEAYEKALTIRPNFVRARYNLGVSCINIGCYPEAAQHLLGALAMHQAVDRGESFPFSEDEIADSHSTHNQSTNLYDTLRRVFNQMGRRDLSDMVVNGMDVEVFRKEFTF from the exons ATGTCCTTTCTTGGTGGCGCGGGGTGCTCAGCTGCCGGCAACCCGCTGACACAGTTTACAAAACATGTTCAAAATGATACTTCCCTTCAAAGAGATCGACTTGTTGGTAGAAGCCTGGGCGGACTCCAAGAAGGCATGCGCTCACAAAGTATCATGGTTGGCCAAGACCAA ATGATGGATGAGTTTTTGCAACAAGAAGATCAAATTCCTCCGGCTGCGACACACCCGTTTTCCATGGAACAGATGCGACTGGAACTTGAGAATTTCCAAGCTGGTCCTCCGAGGACTGGATCCTCAGGTTGGGCTGCGGAATTTGACACAGTCAAAAACGCAAGAATGGACCCCGCTTTTCCGGGTCCAAAATCACAGTTGATGCAAGGAATTGGATTCTCTGCCAAAGAGTTTGCACATTTTTCGCACCAGAGTAGTCCACAAAGAACCGCAAGCCCCGTCACATCAACTCCCGCAGTGCTGTCATCGTATCATCCGCAAAGGGGAATGGGATACCGAGGCGTTGGAGGTAACTATATGCCTATGATGGGCTCATCATATGGGCATATGGCGATTCACCAACAATCCTCAGCGCAAGAGGACAAGGGTAAAGGGAGGATGGTAGAACTTGATGATAAGAACTGGGAAGCCCAGTTTGCAGAAATAGATGCTGCAGGAGAAAAAGCTCTGGACGAAGAAGCAACCGCGGCAATGGAAGCTGAGCTTGATGATTTGGACAGGTCAGTTCCCGCTGAAACGGACGAATTTGGTCATTTTGAAAGTATTTGGAACGGGATTCAAGCTGAGACTGCAGAGCGCAGGCGAATGGTCAATGAAGAAGTCAATTTTGAGAACATGCATCTAGGCGAATTCGGTGAATGGGATAATTTTGACGGCAGCCTCAACACGCACAGCTTTAGGGACCCGCAGCTCGGTGACTACCTTTTCGAGGAGGAAAACAGTTACCGGCTGATCCCAAACCCTTTCGAAGAAGGGATTCGAATGATGAGAGAAGGTGATAACCTCTCTCTCGCTGTCCTGGCATTCGAGGCTGCTGTGCAGAAAGATCCTAAACACGTCGAAGCATGGACCATGTTAGGCTCCGCCCAGGCGCAAAATGAGAAAGAGAGCCCGGCCATACGTGCATATGAACAAGCTTTAAAACTGGATCCTAGTAATCTAGATGCTCGTATGGGCCTTGCTGTTTCATATACGAATGAGGGGTACGACTCTACAGCGTACAGGACGCTGGAAATATGGCTTTCCGTGAAATACCCTCAAATCATCAATCCGAAAGATATTACCCCGGACACCGAAATGGGCTTCACTGATCGACATTTGCTTCAAGAAAAAGTCACAGATCTTTTTATTCGGGCAGCCCAGCTCTCTCCGCAGGGGGAACATATGGACCCCGACGTTCAGGTTGGCCTTGGTGTTCTGTTCTATGGCGCCGAAGAATACGATAAAGCCGTCGATTGCTTTTCTGCGGCTTTAGCATCCAACGAGTCGGGTACATCAAATCAACAGGAACAACTGCACCTTTTATGGAATCGTCTTGGGGCAACTCTGGCGAATTCTGGCAGATCAGAGGAGGCTATCGAGGCGTATGAAAAAGCCCTTACTATCCGTCCAAATTTTGTCCGCGCAAGGTATAATCTTGGTGTCTCTTGTATTAATATTGGATGTTACCCTGAGGCTGCTCAACACCTCCTGGGGGCATTGGCCATGCATCAAGCGGTTGACCGCGGGGAGTCTTTCCCATTCTCTGAAGATGAAATCGCGGACTCCCATAGTACGCATAATCAGAGTACAAACCTATATGATACTCTGAGACGAGTTTTTAATCAAATGGGTCGAAGAGACCTTAGTGACATGGTAGTCAATGGCATGGATGTGGAAGTTTTCCGGAAGGAGTTCACTTTTTAA
- a CDS encoding uncharacterized protein (EggNog:ENOG410PSQT~COG:S~BUSCO:6032at33183), which translates to MSPPTTCPTVGQSKAISPSSRGVNIHEARRANNLRLKSRLELIYQKYGRDFGNIGDEINLRTGQIVVDNGHLNQMENEQDIGGCFSNNLHPHGKTHREKDITEPVTRFTETITSLQPTKSRQPMKMHLPELGCRCRHSQPALANADQGPDQLLDGSILKVSADSNPGEYEDYCILTGSRSPTALAPAVVGEPFSAGFPKLEQPRSEQIESVWAAPKRLPRGRQRTGWADRNARALLAPQPGPDSDSDDPLQENSSKARTVSRRPCISKYTHMRLSTNRGYGGAQLPQKKGSEFHYNVLLCENQQISAKQHRSNARTTFDPISKVITMDSEFNQESEESKRPLLQERPKVGPLTAEEINYLLDLRMVKRRSWPEVLSAMPWRSARLLKHWYSKHCIEVKNIRPLDIRDWVSQQKERPPSVQQVSPFSLESVQPYDVSVDRVQGKCNQGSGERQSGTIKFRDPSVEQAITKEVRMDEDDNLRSPVHLLRYTQVKSSARAATNMIKSESPDPLVDTS; encoded by the coding sequence ATGAGTCCGCCGACCACATGTCCTACTGTTGGTCAGAGCAAAGCAATTAGCCCATCTTCTCGGGGCGTCAATATCCATGAGGCGCGACGAGCGAACAACTTACGCCTCAAGTCACGCTTGGAATTGATATATCAGAAGTATGGTAGAGATTTCGGTAATATTGGCGATGAAATTAATCTTCGGACGGGACAAATTGTGGTTGATAATGGACATCTTAATCAAATGGAAAATGAGCAAGATATTGGCGGGTGCTTTTCGAATAATCTTCATCCCCATGGAAAGACACATCGTGAGAAAGATATTACTGAACCTGTTACCCGTTTCACCGAGACGATTACCAGCTTACAACCGACTAAATCTCGCCAACCGATGAAGATGCACCTGCCAGAACTTGGTTGCCGCTGTCGACATTCTCAGCCCGCTTTGGCTAACGCCGATCAAGGACCAGATCAACTGCTAGATGGGAGTATTCTGAAAGTCTCCGCTGACTCAAATCCTGGAGAATATGAGGATTATTGTATCTTGACGGGAAGTCGGAGTCCAACCGCGTTAGCCCCCGCTGTAGTGGGTGAACCCTTTTCTGCTGGTTTCCCAAAGCTCGAACAACCACGCTCAGAACAGATTGAGTCCGTCTGGGCAGCCCCGAAAAGGCTTCCAAGGGGTAGACAGCGCACGGGCTGGGCTGACAGAAATGCTCGCGCCCTCTTGGCGCCACAACCTGGACCAGATTCGGATTCCGACGATCCTCTACAAGAGAATAGTTCAAAAGCTAGAACAGTATCTCGTCGTCCATGCATATCTAAATATACCCACATGCGTCTCTCAACAAACAGGGGCTACGGTGGCGCCCAGCTCCCTCAAAAGAAGGGTTCTGAATTCCACTACAATGTGCTTTTGTGCGAGAATCAGCAAATTTCCGCTAAGCAGCACCGGAGCAATGCGCGTACTACCTTTGATCCTATTTCAAAAGTAATTACAATGGACAGCGAGTTTAATCAAGAGTCAGAAGAGTCCAAACGGCCTCTGTTGCAAGAGCGACCAAAAGTTGGGCCTCTTACTGCAGAGGAGATTAACTACTTGCTAGATCTACGGATGGTGAAAAGAAGATCATGGCCGGAAGTGCTCTCTGCAATGCCGTGGCGTAGTGCCAGGCTACTTAAGCACTGGTACTCTAAGCATTGCATCGAAGTTAAGAATATTCGGCCTTTGGATATCCGTGACTGGGTTTCCCAACAAAAGGAGCGGCCACCGTCCGTTCAACAAGTCTCCCCGTTTTCTTTGGAGTCCGTACAACCCTATGACGTGTCCGTGGATAGGGTCCAGGGCAAGTGCAATCAAGGGAGTGGTGAAAGACAGTCTGGGACTATCAAGTTTCGGGATCCTTCTGTTGAACAGGCTATCACCAAGGAAGTGAGAATGGACGAGGATGATAACCTGAGGTCGCCTGTCCATTTATTACGGTATACCCAGGTGAAATCTTCAGCGCGCGCAGCAACGAATATGATAAAGTCTGAAAGCCCTGATCCGCTCGTCGACACATCGTGA
- a CDS encoding uncharacterized protein (EggNog:ENOG410PIEF~COG:E~TransMembrane:1 (i7-28o)~BUSCO:6386at33183) has translation MSNYSQFYIPAVAFLAGVIATIGLRDIYYCLSSQQKQHDTDCNQSKTAGFSLNHGPPPISNGIEGCIGNTPLIRIKSLSEATGCDILAKAEFLNGAGGSPKDRVALSMIQAAERQGLLIPYSGYAIYEGTVGSTGISLATLARAKGYLAHICMPSDQSAEKSNLLLKLGAVVDKVPPAPIVEVGHFVNRARCLSRSYSSASTPYSFDSISRKSEIPNYESAASTAADKSSHGFFADQFENPANWQAHFQTTGPEIFEQCEGKLDAFVSGAGTGGTISGVALYLKPRLPAMTVVLADPQGSGLFNRIQFGVMFDTMEKEGTRRRQQVDTVVEGIGINRITSNLEAGRELIDDAIRVTDAQAIAMARWLVEKDGIFVGSSSAVNCFAAVKTAIKLGPGHRIATILCDSGTRHLSKFWESAGNVEGAMNTKLEDVLTATAAESDT, from the exons ATGTCAAACTATTCACAGTTCTATATACCAGCTGTAGCATTTCTGGCTGGTGTAATAGCTACTATTGGCTTGAGGGATATCTATTACTGCTTGTCTAGCCAGCAGAAACAACATGACACAGACTGCAACCAGAGTAAAACAGCTGGATTTTCCCTCAACCACGGGCCCCCTCCGATTTCCAATGGCATTGAAGGCTGCATTGGTAATACGCCACTTATTCGCATAAAATCTTTGTCTGAGGCAACAGGCTGTGATATATTGGCAAAAGCTGAG TTCCTAAACGGTGCTGGAGGCAGTCCAAAGGACCGCGTGGCTTTAAGTATGATACAAGCG GCCGAAAGACAAGGGCTCTTGATTCCATATTCCGGGTATGCAATTTACGAAGGTACTGTGGGATCTACTGGCATATCTCTAGCAACTTTGGCCAGAGCGAAAGGTTACTTAGCACACAT TTGCATGCCTTCGGATCAATCAGCGGAGAAATCGAACTTGCTCTTGAAACTAGGGGCCGTGGTCGATAAAGTACCCCCGGCCCCAATTGTAGAAGTGGGTCACTTCGTAAACAGGGCCCGATGTCTGTCGAGATCTTATAGCTCAGCCTCCACGCCGTATTCTTTTGACTCCATATCTCGAAAGTCAGAGATCCCCAACTACGAATCGGCGGCATCCACGGCAGCAGACAAGTCCAGCCATGGTTTTTTTGCTGATCAGTTTGAAAATCCCGCAAACTGGCAGGCTCATTTTCAAACAACTGGGCCCGAAATTTTTGAGCAATGCGAGGGGAAGCTGGATGCGTTTGTGTCGGGTGCTGGAACTGGAGGTACAATTTCCGGAGTTGCGCTTTATCTGAAACCTCGACTTCCAGCCATGACTGTCGTTCTTGCAGACCCGCAAGGCAGTGGACTGTTTAATCGGATACAATTTGGGGTGATGTTTGACACTATGGAGAAAGAAGGAACGAGAAGGAGACAACAAGTCGATACAGTAGTTGAAGGGATAGGTATAAATCGGATAACTTCGAATCTCGAAGCAGGGCGGGAGTTAATCGACGATGCCATTAGAGTCACCGATGCACAAGCTATAGCTATGGCAAGATGGTTGGTGGAGAAAGATGGGATCTTTGTGGGGAGCAGCAGCGCTGTGAATT GCTTTGCGGCAGTCAAAACAGCTATCAAACTGGGCCCTGGCCATAGAATAGCAACAATTTTGTGTGACTCCGGAACCCGGCATCTGTCCAAATTTTGGGAAAGTGCTGGTAATGTGGAAGGTGCCATGAATACCAAGCTCGAGGACGTTTTGACAGCAACTGCTGCTGAGAGTGACACTTAA